A region from the Brassica napus cultivar Da-Ae chromosome C8, Da-Ae, whole genome shotgun sequence genome encodes:
- the LOC106399079 gene encoding cation/H(+) antiporter 6A-like — MDQRVHMDYLDVAWRGYKEDKNTSLFCETHPFTLNSHGVWERLVDKSRGLSFWEYPLPNLEIIILSTFVLWRLFEFSCNKMGLRVPRFTHMMIAGVILGKTCHLSSTSWLHNIYFPDDSRPKIAETLGGFGFLLYWFLKGVTMDAGTGLQMGKKASVIGFTTMFVPLVCGNIMFRLRKRRGHITLLTTEYRLLMFLQSISAFTSIDTLLRDLKIKHSEFGRIALSGAMVTDMMAFIATFLNAMHWEGYEGLVQTIFSCFFFACMVYVVRPAMYWVIKQTPEGRPVKDIYIYLILALAFFSFQYFKMIGLFGPAGSFVLGLTVPHGYPLGSTFVQKFESFNLGVIFPLFGSLTMMQLDLSWLLKECVNLARMEGQLYEAVSLILSVNVTKFIASTIAAYAFKMPLRDSFALALVYSNKGVFELSYFTYAVEIKKVTPEVFTIIATFIFLNSIFIPMALELVHDPTKRFKCYQKRNMVILKDGGELQSLVCIYKPDHITSMISLSGAFNPSEYSPMACNVLHLIELMGQASPMFISHQLQQPEPGSISCSDSVISSFRSFHKQFFEYISLDIFTSVSMSKHMHEDICWLALSRSLYLILLPFHRTWSVDRSTVISSDDKLRMININVLRRAPCSVGIFIYRKPIVEHHMAEYHSKICLIFNDGKDDREALAVTNRMRLTEKRISLTIIRFIPKISEIENQYLGENFQMVSLKETVTNIIGFDVKENDDYVTYIDTTVSDGSETSKILRSMANDYDLFVVGRSSGVGTEVTNGISEWAEFDELGPIGDLLASHEFPSRASVLVVQKQEYFHSAKSKRGLSK; from the exons ATGGATCAACGTGTACACATGGATTACTTGGACGTTGCATGGAGAGGCTACAAGGAAGATAAGAACACGTCTCTATTCTGCGAGACACACCCTTTCACGTTAAACTCGCACGGTGTATGGGAGAGATTGGTTGACAAGTCACGAGGGTTGAGCTTCTGGGAATATCCGCTACCCAATCTCGAGATCATAATATTGTCTACTTTTGTTCTTTGGCGTCTCTTCGAATTCTCATGCAACAAAATGGGTCTTCGAGTACCTAGATTCACTCATATGATGATT GCAGGGGTGATATTAGGTAAAACTTGTCACTTAAGCAGCACCTCTTGGCTCCATAACATATATTTCCCTGATGATAGCCGACCAAAGATCGCCGAGACACTGGGGGGTTTCGGGTTCCTTTTATATTGGTTCCTGAAAGGTGTTACAATGGATGCTGGAACGGGATTGCAGATGGGAAAAAAAGCTAGTGTGATTGGGTTCACCACAATGTTCGTACCCTTGGTATGTGGGAACATCATGTTTAGATTGAGAAAACGAAGAGGCCATATAACCTTGCTGACAACGGAATACAGGTTGCTCATGTTCTTGCAAAGCATATCCGCGTTCACAAGCATTGACACACTCCTAAGAGACCTCAAGATCAAACACTCGGAGTTTGGAAGGATAGCACTTTCGGGTGCCATGGTGACTGACATGATGGCTTTTATTGCAACGTTTTTGAATGCCATGCACTGGGAAGGATATGAAGGATTGGTCCAAACCATATTTAGCTGCTTCTTTTTCGCATGTATGGTATATGTGGTGAGGCCAGCTATGTATTGGGTGATCAAGCAGACTCCAGAAGGGAGGCCGGTCAAGGATATTTACATCTACTTGATTTTGGCGCTCGCTTTCTTCTCTTTCCAATATTTTAAGATGATTGGTCTTTTTGGACCCGCAGGATCATTTGTTCTTGGCTTGACTGTTCCCCACGGATATCCTTTAGGTTCAACTTTTGTTCAAAAGTTTGAGAGCTTTAATCTTGGGGTTATATTTCCTCTCTTTGGATCATTAACCATGATGCAACTGGATCTCTCATGGTTATTGAAAGAGTGTGTAAATCTTGCACGGATGGAGGGCCAGCTATATGAGGCTGTTTCCCTTATTCTTTCTGTGAATGTCACAAAATTCATTGCTTCAACCATAGCTGCATATGCTTTTAAAATGCCCTTAAGAGACTCCTTTGCTCTAGCCCTTGTATATAGTAATAAGGGGGTCTTCGAGCTCTCCTACTTCACATATGCCGTTGAAATAAAG AAAGTAACACCAGAAGTTTTCACAATCATAGCTACGTTCATCTTCTTAAACTCTATCTTCATACCAATGGCCTTGGAGCTCGTCCATGACCCAACCAAAAGATTCAAATGCTACCAAAAAAGGAATATGGTAATCTTGAAAGACGGCGGAGAGCTCCAGTCTCTTGTGTGCATCTACAAACCTGATCACATAACTTCTATGATCAGCCTTTCAGGAGCTTTCAACCCATCAGAATATTCCCCAATGGCGTGCAATGTACTCCACCTCATTGAACTTATGGGTCAGGCCAGTCCTATGTTCATTTCCCACCAGTTGCAACAACCAGAGCCCGGAAGTATTTCTTGTTCCGACAGTGTCATAAGTTCATTCCGTAGCTTCCACAAACAATTCTTTGAATATATATCATTGGATATTTTCACTTCAGTCTCTATGTCCAAACACATGCATGAGGATATTTGTTGGCTAGCCCTATCCAGAAGCCTATATCTGATTCTGCTTCCTTTCCACCGTACCTGGTCTGTTGATCGCTCCACAGTTATCTCCAGCGATGATAAGCTGAGAATGATCAACATTAACGTCTTGAGACGAGCCCCGTGCTCTGTTGGAATCTTTATCTATCGCAAACCCATCGTGGAACATCATATGGCCGAGTATCACAGCAAG atatgtttaatttttaacGATGGAAAGGACGATAGAGAGGCTTTGGCGGTAACTAATCGAATGAGACTGACAGAGAAGCGGATAAGCCTCACTATCATAAGATTCATTCCAAAAATTTCTGAAATAGAGAACCAGTACTTGGGGGAGAACTTCCAAATGGTTAGCCTGAAGGAGACCGTGACTAACATCATTGGGTTCGACGTCAAGGAAAATGATGACTATGTGACATATATCGATACAACGGTTTCCGATGGATCTGAGACCTCCAAAATCTTGCGATCCATGGCCAATGATTATGACTTGTTTGTAGTTGGGAGAAGCAGCGGAGTGGGTACCGAGGTTACAAACGGAATTAGTGAGTGGGCTGAGTTTGATGAATTGGGACCCATTGGAGATTTACTAGCATCACATGAGTTTCCTTCTAGAGCGTCAGTGTTGGTTGTACAAAAACAAGAATACTTTCATAGTGCCAAAAGCAAAAGAGGGTTATCTAAGTGA
- the LOC106399078 gene encoding cation/H(+) antiporter 5-like, with amino-acid sequence MDSFNVTFWNEVTSRGYCFSDDGTKFCEKLPIVVSSSGVWEKYLLPSGTGLLIWDYDLPRLEAVIFLVLCLWNFIYFLLKKIRLPVPRITSMMLAGAALSQTSLLPNDWLVQRIFFPDDLRPKVPDTVGAFAFVFYWFLEGVKMDVGMIKRTGSKAVFTGIVTVLFPIFTANIVFGSLRETGGKNLTGVEYRTIIFMQSISAFTGISRLIRDLEIDHSEFGRIVLSTAMVADATGVGINVVALFAWSDWRVSAMQGVGVVGFVIVLVWIFRPLMLLVVRRTPEERPVKEYVIYIIIILSFFSFEYLKMLHFFPAIGPFLLGLCVPHGPPLGSALVQKFESFNTGILLPLFLFFPMLQIDGPWLVEEVQKLRHYDGQMYEALNIIVVVSASKMFFTTIPPLLAKMPLTDSFVMSLILSNKGFVEMCYFMYAVEKKTLQVKSFTTLALMILFSSTVLPVVIHYLYDGSSRFICFQKRNLMSLKLGSEMKFLTCIHKSDHISGVINFLEQAFPLEDSLLTCNVLNLIELVGLDNPLFISHQIQKAEPGGRSYSTNVLIAFDEFKHFWKSITVELFTSISNPKYMHQEIYSLALDKQVSFIMLPFHKIWSLDHTTVVSDDVMRRNVNINVLSQAPCSVGVLVHRQKMVSAQKREPIFKVCAIFVGGKDDREALAMGKHMMRNQKVRLTVLKLVPGTVVGMTTGWDQMLDTAELKETLRNSITPSEGEHNFVEYLEETVDDGSDTSRILLSIASAFDLFVVGRSSGMGTDVTRALSEWTEFDELGVIGDLLVASDFPQRGSVLVVQQQQNVACR; translated from the exons atggattCATTTAACGTTACCTTTTGGAACGAGGTAACGTCGCGTGGATATTGTTTTAGTGACGATGGGACCAAGTTCTGCGAGAAACTACCCATTGTTGTGAGCTCTTCTGGCGTGTGGGAGAAGTACCTACTACCAAGTGGAACAGGGCTGCTGATATGGGACTATGATCTTCCCCGACTCGAGGCTGTAATCTTCCTAGTACTCTGCTTAtggaattttatttatttcttgctAAAGAAGATACGTCTCCCGGTTCCAAGAATCACCTCTATGATGCTT gCCGGGGCAGCCTTGAGCCAGACGAGTCTTTTGCCTAATGACTGGTTGGTCCAACGCATATTTTTCCCGGATGATCTTAGACCAAAAGTCCCCGACACGGTTGGTGCGTTTGCCTTTGTCTTTTATTGGTTCCTTGAAGGTGTTAAAATGGATGTTGGAATGATTAAGAGGACAGGTTCGAAAGCGGTTTTCACCGGAATCGTCACTGTTCTTTTCCCTATCTTCACGGCTAACATTGTGTTCGGGTCGCTGAGAGAAACTGGTGGTAAGAACTTGACAGGAGTTGAGTACAGGACAATAATTTTCATGCAGAGCATCTCGGCTTTTACTGGTATCTCAAGGCTAATAAGGGATCTAGAGATTGACCACTCAGAGTTCGGAAGGATCGTTCTCTCGACAGCCATGGTGGCTGATGCAACTGGCGTTGGTATTAACGTAGTTGCCCTATTTGCCTGGTCGGACTGGAGGGTCTCCGCCATGCAAGGCGTAGGAGTTGTTGGATTTGTTATAGTGCTGGTTTGGATATTTAGACCGTTGATGTTGTTGGTTGTCAGACGCACACCGGAAGAGAGACCGGTTAAGGAATATGTTATCTACATAATCATcattttatctttcttttcttttgagtATTTGAAGATGCTTCACTTTTTTCCTGCTATTGGGCCTTTCCTTTTGGGGTTGTGTGTGCCTCACGGTCCTCCTCTAGGGTCTGCATTGGTACAAAAGTTTGAAAGCTTTAACACTGGGATCCTCTTGCCACTTTTCTTGTTCTTCCCAATGCTTCAAATCGATGGACCTTGGTTGGTTGAAGAGGTCCAGAAGCTAAGGCATTATGATGGTCAGATGTATGAAGCCTTGAACATCATCGTCGTCGTCTCGGCCTCCAAGATGTTCTTCACAACTATTCCTCCACTGCTAGCTAAAATGCCTTTGACTGACTCTTTCGTTATGTCACTCATTCTCAGCAACAAAGGGTTCGTTGAGATGTGTTATTTTATGTACGCCGTTGAAAAAAAA ACTCTTCAAGTGAAGTCGTTCACGACATTGGCTCTAATGATTCTATTCAGCTCTACGGTATTACCAGTGGTGATACATTACCTATACGATGGGTCGAGCCGTTTCATATGTTTCCAGAAGAGGAATCTAATGAGCTTGAAGCTTGGATCAGAGATGAAATTTCTAACGTGCATTCACAAATCAGACCACATCTCAGGGGTGATAAATTTTCTAGAACAAGCTTTCCCTCTAGAAGATTCCTTGCTTACTTGCAACGTGCTTAATCTCATCGAGCTTGTTGGTTTGGACAATCCACTCTTCATCTCCCACCAAATTCAAAAGGCTGAGCCGGGAGGCCGGTCATATTCCACCAACGTTCTCATCGCTTTTGACGAGTTCAAACATTTCTGGAAATCTATAACGGTGGAATTGTTCACATCCATCTCAAACCCTAAGTACATGCACCAAGAGATTTACTCGCTTGCTCTCGACAAACAAGTTTCTTTTATTATGCTCCCTTTCCACAAAATATGGTCACTCGACCATACAACTGTGGTCTCAGACGACGTGATGCGTAGGAACGTTAACATCAATGTCTTGAGTCAAGCGCCTTGCTCTGTGGGGGTCTTAGTCCATCGCCAAAAGATGGTATCTGCGCAAAAGCGCGAACCCATTTTTAAG GTATGCGCAATTTTTGTGGGCGGGAAAGACGACAGAGAAGCCTTGGCAATGGGGAAGCACATGATGAGGAACCAGAAAGTGAGACTAACCGTGTTGAAGCTAGTCCCAGGGACAGTGGTCGGTATGACCACAGGGTGGGATCAGATGCTGGACACAGCAGAGCTTAAGGAGACGTTGAGGAACAGCATTACACCTTCGGAAGGAGAACATAACTTTGTGGAATATTTGGAGGAGACAGTTGACGACGGTTCCGACACATCAAGGATCCTTCTCTCAATCGCTAGTGCTTTTGATTTATTCGTGGTGGGTAGGAGCTCAGGAATGGGGACCGATGTAACAAGAGCATTGAGTGAATGGACGGAGTTCGATGAGTTAGGTGTGATCGGAGATTTGTTGGTGGCATCAGATTTTCCCCAAAGAGGGTCGGTATTGGTGGTGCAACAACAACAGAATGTAGCTTGTAGATAA